The Prodigiosinella aquatilis region ATCCCGCAATCCCACAAAGCGATTCAAAATCTGGTGGCTATTCTTCATGAAGCAGGATATGGACTGGAGCATGTGGTGAGGGTTGGCGTCTGGCTGGATGACCCACGGGATTTCTGGAGCTTCAACCGTGTTTTCAGCGAATATTTTGGTGCGGACGCCCCCGCGCGCGCCTGTGTTCAGTCCAGTATGATGGTAGATTGTAAAGTTGAAGTTGACTGCGTGGCTTATAAGGCTAAGTAGCCGGGATTGGCGGCATCAACATTGACTATGGTGGGGTAAGGAGTTCGATGATGACATCACCCGACGTCAGGCGCCGGGCCAAGGGTATCGACCGGGCACTTGATATTCTGGACTATCTGAAGAAACAGCGTCAGCCAATGCGGGCGAATGATATTGCGAAAGGTATCAATG contains the following coding sequences:
- a CDS encoding RidA family protein — its product is MSITRYGAGEKGAGGQPLPFARAVEADGWLYVSGQIAMENGEVAEGGIIPQSHKAIQNLVAILHEAGYGLEHVVRVGVWLDDPRDFWSFNRVFSEYFGADAPARACVQSSMMVDCKVEVDCVAYKAK